The sequence below is a genomic window from Desulfomicrobium macestii.
CGATGAGGAAATGGCCAACTGGAGAGCCGTGTGCGGGAGAACCGCACGCACGGTTCGGAGGGAGGGGAGGGGAAACCCTTCCCTACCCCTATCGTGTTGGAACTCCAAACTTTGGAGCATGAGACGCAGCGGAAGGGGATTTCCGCCTGCGCGGGAATGACGTGTTGGAACTGCGGGTTTCCGAACTTCGAGCAGTATTTGTCGCGAACTTAACGCGCCCTTTGGAATTGGCGGGCAAGGGCGTCAGGAATGGATCGCGGGGCAATTATTTATCGGAAAGCGGATTCTGCTTTCGCTCCGGCGTGTAGAACCACCAGGGCCTTGGCTCGTCTCCGTCCATGAATCTGGTCACGGACACGAAGACGTCTAGCACGCATGGGTCCTGGCGCGCTCCGGTCAGTTCACAGAGGCGGTCGTAGAGGGTTTGCGGGTTCTGGCCGGTGAGCTGTTCCGGGCGCTCGAAGCCGAGCAGCCGCAGGTCCCGGGCCATGGCCGGGCCGATGTTGGGCAGGTCGGTCAGATTTCGGAGGTGATCGCGCCTGACTTTGGCTGGGTTCACGGCCTTTCTCCTACACGATGCGGCGGGTTATCTCGTGATGGTTGACGAGGATCTTGCTGACGTAATCCACGGTCTCGCCGAAGTTGGGGATGCGTCCGTAGGTGCTGTAGACCCCGTATTTGGAGTCGGTGTTGCCAAGCCCGGCATTGTATCCGGCCGTGGCCGCGAGAATGTTGCCGCCGCGGGCGCGCAGGTTTTCGGCCATCATTTTGACCATGGCGTTTATGGAATGGGAGTAAAGGACGCGCTGGTCGAATTTTTCGAGGAAGGCCACATCCTGGGGCGAGAAAATGGAGCGGTTCTGGAAGTTTTCGCTCAGAAAAAGGCGGCAATTGTCCCGCGATGCGGTGTAACTGGCCTGCAAAAGATCCATGCGGTCAAGGGCCAGGGCGTAGGTTCCGGCGGCGCTCAGCGGTTTGCCCGCGGCCTGGGCGTTGACGAGGGTGCGCAGCAGCTTGGCCGGATTGCCGAACAGCTCGGGCTGCTCGCGGCGCAGGGCCCGCATCTGGTCGCGGTATGCCGCGGCCTGCTTGAATTCGGGCTCCAGATCCTCGCGCAGGGCAAATCCGGCCGGTTGTCCGTGGCTGTCGGCGCAGACCAGATCGTACCCTCTGGCCGTGGCGGCCATGAACTGGCATGGGCCGACGGCCAGGGCCGAGGACACGGCGAATTCGTAGAAAAAGGACTCGGCCATCATCTGGCCCATGATCCAGCAGGGGTCCACGGGGTAGATGGAGGCGTGACGCAGGACGCCCTGCACCACATGCGTGCAGATCTGGGGGATGCGCGAATGCAGGTCGATCTCGGACAGGGGCTTTTTCCAGACCGGCAGATTGCCCTTGGGGTAGCTCTCGATGATGTACGCCAGCACCGACTGGGCCATGGCGTGCGC
It includes:
- a CDS encoding helix-hairpin-helix domain-containing protein, which translates into the protein MNPAKVRRDHLRNLTDLPNIGPAMARDLRLLGFERPEQLTGQNPQTLYDRLCELTGARQDPCVLDVFVSVTRFMDGDEPRPWWFYTPERKQNPLSDK
- a CDS encoding lytic transglycosylase domain-containing protein; amino-acid sequence: MNNQRRSLLKAALAPLLLPLFGHEALAAQPPLSEISEIRIIQAKDPARTLDRVSASGFAHAMAQSVLAYIIESYPKGNLPVWKKPLSEIDLHSRIPQICTHVVQGVLRHASIYPVDPCWIMGQMMAESFFYEFAVSSALAVGPCQFMAATARGYDLVCADSHGQPAGFALREDLEPEFKQAAAYRDQMRALRREQPELFGNPAKLLRTLVNAQAAGKPLSAAGTYALALDRMDLLQASYTASRDNCRLFLSENFQNRSIFSPQDVAFLEKFDQRVLYSHSINAMVKMMAENLRARGGNILAATAGYNAGLGNTDSKYGVYSTYGRIPNFGETVDYVSKILVNHHEITRRIV